Genomic segment of Chloroflexota bacterium:
ATACTGGGCGTGGCGGATGTTGTTGAGGCCATGACCTCCCATCGGCCCTACCGGCCCCCACTGGGTATAGAGAAAGCCCTCGAGGAGATTTCATGCAACAGCGGTATCCTGTATGACCCCAATGTGGTCAGTGCTT
This window contains:
- a CDS encoding histidine kinase, with amino-acid sequence ILGVADVVEAMTSHRPYRPPLGIEKALEEISCNSGILYDPNVVSACLRVFTEKAFAFEG